In Rutidosis leptorrhynchoides isolate AG116_Rl617_1_P2 chromosome 2, CSIRO_AGI_Rlap_v1, whole genome shotgun sequence, one genomic interval encodes:
- the LOC139892296 gene encoding protein CHLORORESPIRATORY REDUCTION 42, chloroplastic isoform X2: protein MASPLHNSLTNTLFSPYSTAQKRLPFNNISSISFSNIKKTGIRYNKSFVSRVVSESKEPPVDTGLTPKTSISLQIGSPVIIVEAPQMLKTAASVPCLRVNSGLVKAGDVGRIMSRKPKDVWAVRLMVGTYLIDGKYFKPLQLDEDN, encoded by the exons ATGGCATCTCCTCTTCACAATTCACTTACAAATACTCTATTTTCACCTTACTCTACTGCCCAAAAACGTCTTCCTTTCAACAACATCTCCTCAATTTCATTTTCCAACATCAAAAAG ACGGGCATCCGATATAATAAGAGTTTTGTTAGTAGAGTTGTGTCTGAATCAAAAGAGCCACCAGTTGACACCGGGCTCACACCAAAAACATCTATTTCACTGCAAATAGGGTCACCGGTTATCATAGTCGAAGCTCCTCAGATGTTGAAAACTGCAGCTTCTGTTCCTTGTCTCAGAGTTAATTCTGGTTTAGTCAAAGCCGGTGATGTTGGCAG GATTATGTCAAGAAAGCCCAAGGATGTGTGGGCAGTTCGTTTGATGGTTGGTACTTATCTCATAGATGGAAAGTACTTCAAGCCTTTACAGTTGGATGAAGATAACTAA
- the LOC139892296 gene encoding protein CHLORORESPIRATORY REDUCTION 42, chloroplastic isoform X1: MASPLHNSLTNTLFSPYSTAQKRLPFNNISSISFSNIKKQTGIRYNKSFVSRVVSESKEPPVDTGLTPKTSISLQIGSPVIIVEAPQMLKTAASVPCLRVNSGLVKAGDVGRIMSRKPKDVWAVRLMVGTYLIDGKYFKPLQLDEDN, encoded by the exons ATGGCATCTCCTCTTCACAATTCACTTACAAATACTCTATTTTCACCTTACTCTACTGCCCAAAAACGTCTTCCTTTCAACAACATCTCCTCAATTTCATTTTCCAACATCAAAAAG caGACGGGCATCCGATATAATAAGAGTTTTGTTAGTAGAGTTGTGTCTGAATCAAAAGAGCCACCAGTTGACACCGGGCTCACACCAAAAACATCTATTTCACTGCAAATAGGGTCACCGGTTATCATAGTCGAAGCTCCTCAGATGTTGAAAACTGCAGCTTCTGTTCCTTGTCTCAGAGTTAATTCTGGTTTAGTCAAAGCCGGTGATGTTGGCAG GATTATGTCAAGAAAGCCCAAGGATGTGTGGGCAGTTCGTTTGATGGTTGGTACTTATCTCATAGATGGAAAGTACTTCAAGCCTTTACAGTTGGATGAAGATAACTAA